The following coding sequences are from one Pseudonocardia sp. HH130630-07 window:
- a CDS encoding type IV secretory system conjugative DNA transfer family protein, with the protein MSILFSSTSLVLAVFAGGALLAWSRGARGLAAGLAAIALLPAATIVTALSWPALVAVAGLAVVIVWHRWARSSATVSRWASRSRRKVGVASSLDIVRHAGTLAVRRRIGTVRPSLAGLPRLQRWRLATTEAAVELCRTGALRVWALVEDVVIVVGGPRTGKTGWLAGRVLDAPGAALVTSTRTDLLDLCAPLRRQDRGEVFVFNPAGLGARASTITFDPLTGCSDPVTATERATDMLAAVASGSGGDREFWDGQARRVLAALLHAAALGGRRMADVLGWVADPDAAGREVPALLRRSGVTAFEQDAMQFITTNERTRSSITSSVMPALGWLTHPAAAAAAEPGAGFDVARLLDERATVFLLGAEEAQTAPLVCALTGHIAREARRLAAGQPKGRLDPPLGLFLDEAALISPVPLESWTADMGGRGVTILCAFQSRAQLLARWGEHKAATILNNTAAVMIFGGTRDKADLEFWSTLAGERDERVSTTDEHGRVASRSVRKVPVLAPAQIANLPAGRVVVIRRGIAPVIGRARMAWKRPDVRRRARLMRRVEAESRRHRRNEVVRVWLDAQLERALVVLAARWPIRFGEALERVRSSNRMFGELRAIRGGGDNVDQAVEATALHEPTPGDGPGGAAGPARPVDGDGRWQR; encoded by the coding sequence ATGAGCATCCTGTTCAGCTCCACCAGTCTCGTCCTCGCCGTGTTCGCCGGGGGCGCCCTGCTGGCCTGGTCCCGCGGGGCCCGCGGCCTGGCCGCCGGCCTCGCCGCGATCGCCCTGCTCCCGGCCGCGACGATCGTCACCGCCCTCTCGTGGCCCGCCCTGGTCGCTGTTGCCGGGCTGGCTGTGGTGATCGTGTGGCATCGCTGGGCTCGCTCGTCGGCGACGGTGTCGCGGTGGGCGTCGCGCTCGCGCCGCAAGGTCGGTGTGGCGTCGTCGTTGGACATCGTCCGGCATGCCGGGACTCTCGCGGTGCGTCGCCGGATCGGTACCGTCCGCCCGTCGCTGGCCGGGCTGCCCCGGCTCCAGAGGTGGCGCCTCGCGACCACCGAGGCCGCGGTGGAGCTGTGCCGGACCGGGGCGTTGCGGGTGTGGGCGCTGGTCGAGGACGTCGTGATCGTCGTCGGCGGCCCCCGCACCGGCAAGACAGGCTGGCTCGCCGGGCGCGTCCTCGACGCCCCCGGCGCCGCCCTGGTCACCTCCACCCGCACCGACCTGCTCGACCTCTGCGCGCCGCTGCGCCGTCAGGACCGGGGTGAGGTGTTCGTGTTCAACCCGGCCGGCCTCGGGGCACGGGCCAGCACGATAACGTTCGATCCGCTGACCGGCTGCTCGGATCCGGTGACTGCGACCGAGCGGGCGACGGACATGCTCGCCGCCGTCGCCTCTGGCAGTGGTGGGGATCGGGAGTTCTGGGACGGTCAGGCCCGCCGCGTGCTGGCCGCGCTGTTGCACGCCGCCGCTCTCGGCGGTCGGCGGATGGCCGATGTGCTCGGGTGGGTCGCCGACCCCGACGCCGCCGGCCGCGAGGTCCCCGCGCTGCTGCGCCGCTCCGGGGTGACCGCGTTCGAACAGGACGCCATGCAGTTCATCACCACCAACGAACGCACCCGCTCCTCGATCACCTCCTCGGTGATGCCCGCCCTCGGCTGGCTCACCCACCCCGCCGCGGCCGCGGCGGCCGAGCCCGGCGCAGGGTTCGACGTCGCCCGCCTCCTCGACGAGCGGGCGACGGTGTTCCTGCTCGGCGCCGAAGAAGCCCAGACCGCACCCCTGGTCTGCGCCCTCACGGGCCACATCGCCCGCGAGGCCCGACGACTCGCCGCAGGCCAGCCGAAGGGGCGGCTGGACCCGCCGCTTGGGCTGTTCCTCGACGAGGCCGCCCTGATCAGCCCGGTCCCGCTGGAGTCCTGGACCGCGGACATGGGCGGTCGGGGAGTGACGATCCTGTGCGCGTTCCAGTCCCGCGCCCAGCTCCTGGCCCGCTGGGGTGAGCACAAGGCGGCGACGATCCTGAACAACACCGCCGCGGTGATGATCTTCGGTGGGACGCGGGACAAGGCGGACCTGGAGTTCTGGTCGACCCTCGCGGGCGAGCGCGACGAGCGCGTGTCGACGACCGACGAGCACGGCCGGGTCGCGTCGAGGTCGGTGCGGAAGGTGCCGGTGCTCGCCCCGGCGCAGATCGCGAACCTGCCCGCCGGGCGGGTCGTGGTCATCCGGCGCGGGATCGCCCCGGTGATCGGCCGGGCCCGCATGGCCTGGAAGCGCCCGGACGTCCGGCGTCGGGCGCGGCTGATGCGCCGGGTCGAGGCCGAGTCCCGTCGTCACCGGCGCAACGAGGTGGTCCGGGTGTGGCTCGATGCCCAGCTCGAACGAGCTCTGGTCGTGCTCGCGGCGCGGTGGCCTATCCGGTTCGGGGAGGCGTTGGAGCGGGTGCGGTCGTCGAACCGGATGTTCGGCGAGCTGCGCGCGATCCGCGGTGGCGGCGACAACGTCGACCAGGCGGTCGAGGCGACCGCGCTGCATGAGCCGACACCGGGAGACGGTCCCGGCGGGGCGGCGGGCCCGGCCCGGCCGGTCGACGGTGACGGGCGGTGGCAGCGATGA